DNA from Ziziphus jujuba cultivar Dongzao chromosome 2, ASM3175591v1:
tctaacaaaaataaaacccgtgaccacaaattacaaatttgcaaattttgtaaatttgtatttGTTGCCGCAAatccttgttcttttttttttttttttaattcacttacAGAACTTAAACACAACTCTAGTAGCAataatcaacaacaaaaattgcagTACCAACAATGAAATTCCACCAAACCTGAGACCTCACTCCAATAATAACAttcaaattgcacaatttttaggttattatgcaatatgctttcaaaactctcttcttctttttttcttttttctttttgaatatatgaatgcaactaattaagattaaaacagtaaagaaaaatcaacactaaaccaaattaacaagaacaatgatgaaaaacaaccaacaaactaggaagcaaaaatacggtaaaataaggaaacctaatttaactaagaatgagattttcttttttttcttttttaaatgctGAACGTGTAGGAGTATGAAACAACCTTAacttaatgttaaaattgtataataacacaaaaacaaatcaagcaaataaagatagatcaaaccagAATAAaattcagctctgataccaaatgatacgaacctaggacgactcgcgcctaaacccgtattatattagcccggatctcaattaagttcaagttcttaagGGAACCTTAACCCCTAGccaatctgtgattagaaaccttgttataataaagatgccacaataggttatggaagtcccattgataagtcaaaacaaaattaaatgaataacgttaaactaaatcaataaatatataaaattttgaataatactaagcaaacatattaactgtattaaaaaagttgattctatttttttttttttgggccaaatatagctttttcctactagCGGAAacttggcggaaaattggcaaaaaattagaggaaaacttgcgaaaactgacaaactggaggtaAATGGCGGAAGTTTATCTTTTTCGCCAagtttcctttgtttttactgtttttcgcaatttttcagttttacacaaatttttgtccattttcaaaccatatgccgcctaaatatctttaaaatcacatataacagctcataaattaattccttgcatacccatattaaataaaaagcttaaaaattccaaaactaacaaaaaatacaagaaaaaagagaaagagaaaaaaggaaaaaaacacatatttccttactttcatttaataagaaaaaaagataaaaattttacctgagtttagatatgagaaaatacaaaaaaatgagagtgagaggagatgaAATACAAAGAGTGGCCTGTTAGAGAAACCCTTAcatgaacggctgtgtagagaaACCCGTTTgcgtaatttttaattttatcaaggaTACTTTTTTAtccaaggtggctagtttttaaaaaaaataaataaatttgctatttttcaaaaattatgttACGAAGTAGCTATTTTTCGAAATAACCCTGCAGACCCACATATAGACACAATCTACGCAAAGTTGGATCATTCTAAAATCCATTTCCTAGCAAATATGTAAATTCATAACACATAAATGCGGATTTCACacccaaaagaataaaaagaaaaaaaaaatttgtggatATTAATCTTAGGTACAATCCAATAATCAAAATGGTGATAGTTAGatatctaatttatattttcaaaaattacgcATGAATATACTTGTTGATTTTCTTAgcgaaaaagggaaaaataataataataataataatatacttgCCGATATATTTATCTAAACATCTTTTTAAGTATCATTTTAATTACACTTATAGAATACTGTatcatttctttaattttggctCAATATTGTAAGggtattaataatgtattaggtaccataactgtttttttttttttttttttgatagaataGGTACCATAACTATTAGTGTCAATGTTTCACATCCTTTTGATGAGACCAAAGGTCGCCAAAGCAATGTGATCGTGAACAACTCAAAGCAATCCTAATTTTGCTTATAATCAAGTTTAATGtataatatatgcaaataagTTATAgctaaaatgtatataaattgtATTCATAAGCTTGATTTGGTGATAAACCTAATAGGAGTTCATCTCGAATTTCAAGTTCAAATTTTGGTTTTGGATAAATATGCTCTCTTTCTCatttataatatcaaaaaaaaaaattgtatacaaattaatcatataattgttcgttaaaaaaaaaaatcttacaaatacaaatttttttgtttgattctacatttatacaaaaagaaagaaagtaaaattgggagaaaaatatggttatttagaaatgaatataaattatttggatttataaatttgtaattgTATGAGATGAAATTTAATGATTAATACAAAATGAGTCACAATTTATTCATTCCCGGATCCTTTCATCTATCCTATTCAATTATTCATATATACTTCTTCTATTATGGTCTcttaatagttttttaaaacagaATTAAAAGGTTTGAGAAAAAAGGTCTTTTGccaaaataatagaaattacgttaaaaagaaattatgagGAAGTagttaggggggaaaaaaaagggggtcTGGGAATATAAATAAGTAGTATACTACGGAGAGAGACACACACCCCTGACCCTGCCCGAGTCCCAAAACCGTTACAACACACGCACAgcagattctctctctctctctctctctctctctctctctctctctctctctcagactCTCCGTTCGAACATGCTTTCTACATTTTCTCTGTGAAACCTCTCTGAGtgattttgaaagaagaaagatGGCAGTTCAGTTCATGTACGGCGTTCTGGTTCCGGTGACAACACCAAAGCCAAAGCTACCACCGGAGGCGGATAATGGGGTATGGTCGCTGTACGTGGGAGACCTGGACCCACAAGTCACGGAAGCAGACCTCATTGATAAGTTTCGTTTAATAGGTCCCATTGCTTCTGTGCGTCTCTGCTGTGATTCTTTCGCCGGCGACTCGCTTTGCTACGCCTACGTCAACTTCTTCACGTCATTAGACTGTAATCGCTTTCCCTCcccttttctttcatttctctttctctgtcttttCTAGAATGCATTTTTACTCTCTTCCTTTCTACAACTTTGAATGATTGAATATTGAATCTGTTCTTGTTTCCTTTTTGTCTGCTTGTGTTTTAATATAGCTCGGAATTTggctctgtttttgttttctgcCATTGGGGTTTTTGCGGTTATCTggttcttgttattattattttttgttttttgttctttatgaaATGCCatgtctttctttcctttctctttctttttcagaATGCCTTTTTACTCTCTCTTCGTTTCCACAACTTTCAGTGATTGAATCTGCTCCTCGGGGTTTTTGGTGATGGGGGTGTTTGGGTTCTTCCTTTTCTATGAGCATCTAGGTcttgttattactatttttttgctCTTTATGAAATGTCATGTCTTTCTTCTTGTTCATACACCTTCTTTGCTTTCTATATGCGACGATTGTGCTGTGTGTAATATTGGTTAGTTTATGTGATGATTGAATGTGCTCACTGTGTTTGTGAAATCGAATGGGTTTTGTTGAATCTTtcttaaaatttgaataaaactttcattcaatttcttattttgagTTGTCATTTAGAGTTTTGCATACCTATCGTTGATTGAGCTAGATTTCTCCTCTGCTTTGTTCAGCGTCCACGGCTTTATGCTTTCTCAACCACAAGGAGCTCAAGGGAAAACCCATAAGAATAATGTGGTCGCAGAGATACCCTTTGACAAGAAAAACAGGTATTGCAAACCTTTTTGTTAAAAACCTTCACCCGTCCATCACCAGTGCTCAATTGCAGTCTATGTTCTCCAAGTTTGGGAAGATATTATCTTGCAAGGTCGCTGCAGAGAACGGCAAGACAAAGGGTTTTGGTTTCGTGCAATATGATTCTGAGCAATCGTCTATGACTGCTCGTAATGCTCTACATGGTACACTGGTTGAGGGGAAGAAAATGTATGCCCTCTGTTTGTCTCTGTTTCTTCCTTATCTATACCTCTCTTCTATGCTGACAACACCTTCAAGGATATAACTCTTTTTAACCTGTCATCATGGCTTTAGATTTTTAgctcacaatatatatatatatataataggtaAAGTATTTCATTGTTATGTATAGTGGAAAGGGTCAAAGGTGGATAATGAAACACcatagtttcaatttttatgttgTCACTTTGAATGCAACTTGCTGGtagaaaagatgaaaaaattgtACTTTAGTTTTCTATCGGATAAAGTGTATGAGATGCAACACCTTTATTAGAGTATGCAATCtcataaagaaataaaacaataagTTTTGGCCATCTAGATGTCTAATCTTTAGTCAatctgttttttaaaatttacttttagatatatatatatatatattgttttgaataCTTTCCATTTATCTCCACAATCTTGACTATTTGTTACCTTGTCTTAGTAATTGCTAATTTATACATGTAGATCTTTGATATTTCAAAGAGATTCCCTGCATTTATCTTGTTTCTAGCTGTCTAGTGTATTAGATATCAACTCATATTCTTTTCTTATTACAAATTCTAAATTCTATTCTTTGATTATATGCCAGTTTATATAATAGGTtcaattttaatgtttaagATTATTGATTTGTCTATTTTCTGAATCTATGCTGTTGCAAttaattttcctttctcttgGTGCCCCTTAGATATGTATCAAAATTTGCAAAAAAGAGCGCAAGAACAGTAGCCCATGGAGACGCTATGATGGCTTCACTGGAAGGTAAACATACACTTATTATTCTCTTAGTCATAAACCATGTCAGCATATTCTCTcataaaacaaatcaaaatatggatcagggcaaaacaaaaatttatttatagcaAGGACTCAGCAGAAGGAGATTGCCAATTGCCATATTGAAAAGTTGAAGGCTTCAAGCCTGGCCATAAAGAACTCAACCCATCCTGTCCATTACTCTTCTTTCCAATCTTTGGGAGAGGTATCCCATCCTGTCCACTACTCTTCTTTGTTTCCAGTCTTTTTGCAAACTGTTTTGGTACAAAAGTTGGCATGTAGAATCCTGTCCCCCTCCCTATAAGTGTAAAGAAACGGCTTTCTTTTCTACCATTTTTCATTCTTTATATTTTCAGCAACCTATTCTTACATGATTATGAAAATTACAGGATCTAATCAAACAGAAGCAGCACAGAAATACTGGGAATCGGAGTTTTGTATGGAATGTATGTTCAATTTTCCTCAGTGTCTCTTCGACAGTTAtaataccttttattttatcttcaatAGCATATCATATGCTGGTAAATGATCTCTCTCATTTCTCTTCCAGTCTAGCCTCCATATGCTGGAAAGATGACAACAACTCTGTCAAAGTCACATAATTCCTCGAACTTTTGAATAAGGCAAATGCTAGGAGCAGTGTAGATATGCCTCTCTATTGCCCTCTGCTTGAACCTTGTATTTCTTTGTgatactttttcctttttttttttttttttcctcccgtCTTTGTAATACAGCACCTACTATAAATCTCTGATAAGACCactaagattttgtttttatcttcttttgctTTTGCTGGAGGTTACCAGATCCTCTGCTTCtgcttgcatttttttttttagcaccaCAGCTTGCCTTCATTGGTTGAGTTGTCAGAGCTCTTTACGGACAGACTTAAAGCCTCAAACTTTTCATGGCTTTTCCCTTCAATTCTGTATGATTCAACCTTTGGTTCCATATGGTTTGGAAAAGCTAGAACTTATATGCTCATACCATGTAgagaaagaaatcaaaaatagatagaataaaatataagtagaaaacaaaacaatatatatatatatatgtatatatatatatattatggcttTATTTCTTTTACGGCAAGCTATCAAATGCAGGATAttcattcacacacacacacacaaaaaaagaaaaaaaaaagctatagaGAACCAGCCAAATTCTTTAGAAAAATCATCCTTGATACCAACAACGAGGAACCGGTAAAATAGTTTGTCAActtaaaagaaaacataaaattaataaacacaaaaactaaataaattgggTATaagtaataatactaataataaaatgaggGGTTTTATAGAAACTGAAAtagagacaaaaaataaaaataaaaaaataaacaaatatggaAAACCTAGAAACTgtggagagaaaaataaaagtttataagCAGAAATATACAATTAATAGAATTTGTAAAGCACAAACTTTTAGAATACGTGGATCAATAAGCTATCGAACGCGGATATTTAGAACAACAATACTAAAACAACTATTTAGATCAGcaacaacaaaacaaatattCAAAACTTATATTCCTTTTACAATAAGCTATAAAGCTCAGGATATTATCatagctgaaaaaaaaaattgcagagaaCCAGCCAAATTCTCTAACAAAACAAACTAGAAAAATCGTTAGGGAACCAATAGAATAGCGAATCAAAATCGTTAGGGAACTACTAGAATGGCGAATCAACTTAAAAGAAAACGTAAAATTAACAAACATGAAAACCCAAGAAAACTGTGGGAAGAAAGtaaaatttacaagaaaaatcgcataagaaatataataaaaagatagaaaaccaaaaattttaaatacataaaattaacaaatatggAAAACCAAGAAAGTATGGGAAGAAAGTAAAAGTTTATGAGAAGAAACACACAAGAAAAAGACGTgaatatattaacaataataaaaagatgcaggcttttttttttgtttttttgataattaattacagggttttataaagaatagatagtgaaaaaaaagaaagctgtATCCTATGGCTTTTAGAATTTGTAGAGTATTAGAGTTTCAATGGGTCTCTAAATCAATATAGTATAAATGTTTACTTGATAAACACTCAATCCAAAAATCTTATATGACTAATCCAAAAATTGATCAATAATGGTTAATGTCAAATAATTAACTGATAATGtgtatatttatcttttcttttttttaaaaaaaaatacctctatttaatttttattttttaagaaaataatattattgataataaatgTTTTGTTGTTATTGATAATGATAATTTTGTTTAGTCACAGACAAACAGACTCTATtacaatgtcttttttttttctttttttctttttttggcttctatctaaatcctaattaattaataatgtagatatttattttttccttttaaaaaataataacaattaaaataatgtatctatctatttgttttaaatatattattgataatatgaTTGTTTAGTTGAGTTTTACtgaaaatatattgttttctgTGCATCACAAAGTCTTTAGATAAAGCTATTGaataatttatgtatttatttttttaaattaatgtctATATGTATGTTGCGCATCAATTTGATAATGTATATTCTAACAAGATCAATTTGACAAAGGGCATTAgacagattttttttaaatgaatgttTTATATCATGTTGTGGCAAAAAAATTCAAGCAATCTACGAAGTCATTTGAgatgttttatatttctattaccACTGCATTTactaattacataaataatttattcctCATCAAAATCAGAATTATATGGATAAGGAAGGAAccagaagaaagaaaatcaaaagggAAGATAAATCAAAATCAACTACTATAAAGATACTTGTAGCAGCTTACGTGGAAATGATTGAAATATATTGAATCGATTATAATTTTCAGTCAAATAGGTTACATTTATCTAGACATAATTTGGTAATAAACCGAATCATCTTTTCAAGGTTCAAAAGCAAATTGCATAATATATGGACCTTGAAAATGTCAAACACAACAATTTTAAGACCAGAAAGTTGCTTTTTGAGATTGACTGCAGAGGAGTTGAGCTACTTATCGAATCATTGTGGAAGCCAGAGAAGCACCCATTTGCATGAAAACCAAAGAAGATTTTTGCAGCTGGAAGGCAGCCCAATGGAGGAAGTGAAGCCACCCTACCCAATTTTCCTGCTTCCCTATCCATACAACTCCTGTAAGTTTCTCAACCTAATTAAGCATTaattaaactttgaattttatGGTTAATTTACTCAAAGTAATTCAGAATTTCAAGAGTAaacaaaagtttattaatgC
Protein-coding regions in this window:
- the LOC107428553 gene encoding polyadenylate-binding protein 6 isoform X1, with product MAVQFMYGVLVPVTTPKPKLPPEADNGVWSLYVGDLDPQVTEADLIDKFRLIGPIASVRLCCDSFAGDSLCYAYVNFFTSLDSSTALCFLNHKELKGKPIRIMWSQRYPLTRKTGIANLFVKNLHPSITSAQLQSMFSKFGKILSCKVAAENGKTKGFGFVQYDSEQSSMTARNALHGTLVEGKKIYVSKFAKKSARTVAHGDAMMASLEGQNKNLFIARTQQKEIANCHIEKLKASSLAIKNSTHPVHYSSFQSLGEDLIKQKQHRNTGNRSFVWNSSLHMLER
- the LOC107428553 gene encoding polyadenylate-binding protein 6 isoform X2, which gives rise to MAVQFMYGVLVPVTTPKPKLPPEADNGVWSLYVGDLDPQVTEADLIDKFRLIGPIASVRLCCDSFAGDSLCYAYVNFFTSLDSSTALCFLNHKELKGKPIRIMWSQRYPLTRKTGIANLFVKNLHPSITSAQLQSMFSKFGKILSCKVAAENGKTKGFGFVQYDSEQSSMTARNALHGTLVEGKKIYVSKFAKKSARTVAHGDAMMASLEGSNQTEAAQKYWESEFCMEF